The segment CTTTTCTGCTGAGGTGATGGTTGCTGCCGTAATAATTCGTTCTTCTGTTATAGCTATATGAGTTTTGAATCCAAAGAATGAGGAGTCAGAACTTTTATGACCTGTCCGTGCATCAGTATCTTTAGATAACGTATAATGATCTTTTGTGTCTTCAATTGCTTCTTTTAATAGATTGAGCTTCTCCTTAACCTTGGGCAATGAGCTCAATGCAAGATCTGATCCTATTTCCTTTTCAAGCTTATCACAATAATCAAGTTCACTTGATAAATCATTGTTTTCATTCTTTGGGGGTAAACTTCCTTGCTTTACTTGATTTACGGAATAAACGACCTTACGAACTTGTTTAGCTCGTTCTTTAAGAACATCTATTGGTGAGATTGGATTGGAGCGGGAAAGTGTATGGGTAGCGTCTACAATAATGGACTTAGATTGAATAATACCTTTTTCAATAGCTATGGAAACAGTCTTGCTTATCAATAAATTGAGTAGGTCTGTATCTTTTAAACGAAGCTTCCTAAATTTAGTAAGCGAGCTGGGATTGATAACTTCATCCTCTGGAGTCATTTCTAGAAAGTATTTAAAGGACATATCATAACCAGAGCGTTCTACTACATCGACATCAGAGATATTATAGATAGTTTTGAGTAGTAAGTATTTGAACATACGGATGGGACTTTCCGCATTTCTACCATTATTATGGCAATACTTTTCGACTAGCTCATCATATACAAAAGTAAAATCGATTAGCTCATTTATTTTACGAAGTAAATTGTCTTTAGGAATTACTAAATCGTACAAATCTGAATATGAGCTTAGCTGAAGTTTTTGTTGTTGTACTAACATATAAGTGCTTGAATATTACACTTAAAGATACAAAAAAACAGCAGATAACTGGTAATCAAACCAATGTATTTGCTGCTTTTTTAAAGAATTAATTCATAAGGACTTTTTCAGTGCCCTCATTGATTTTAAACAGTCCTTTTAATGTTAAATAGAATATTGAATTTATTGAGGAATAATAGTAAATCCCCACTGATACTCTTGGTTTGCAGGGAGAGTATGTTCGGGTTCTGGACGATCTCCCCAGCTGTCATAACCTGCAACACCTTGTTGTCTTAAGTCCAAGCAAACTTCAATAAAATTTCTAGGAGTAATATCGTTAATATGGTGCATTCTTCTTAGCACATTTTTAGCTTTATTTTCATCCTTGTTTGCGATCTCTTCTGCAGAAAAATTATTCCACTGGTAAGGGTGTTGTATGGCTTCTTCTGAATCAAAATCCTCAATAGAATTGCGTAGAGCATTGAACCCAAAAGTAGCTTCAGCATTTATTCTTATTTTTTGATTATTCTTATTTTTAAGCTCTAGCCAACGAGTATCTGTGTGATGTCCATTTTCTTGTGGTCGCACATAAGGATAATACATCTCTTCAACTTTAGTTTGATACAACCCTACAAAAGCAGAAGCATTTCTATCAGTATAATTCTCGTGAGGTCCACGGCCAAAGTATTGAATTAAATTCATTTCTTGAGGAACTCTAAAACGAATACCTATTCTAGGAACTTCTAAATTTGTAGAATTTTTTCTCAAAGCCTCATTTCCTGGTGTAAATGTAGCTGTACGTGTGGCTTCAGAAATTTCTATTTCATTAGGCTTGGCATCAGTAGAAGTAAATGTAATATGTGTTTGTAGAACACCCGATGGGTAAATCTTATAGTTTATAATATATAAATTACCAGCTGGTAAAAGGTAGTTTACGCTCAGGAGAATATGGTCTTTCTCTTCTGATATTTGGGTGTCAACCACATTAAAGTCCTTACTAGCCTCTTTCCATATTTGTAAGCGTTTAGGAGCACCATTTCCATAATCATTATCATTTGGAGCTCTCCAAAAGTTGGGTTGAATACCAAAGCCTTCATGAAAATACTCTTTTCCATTTATTTGATACGATGATACTATACCTGTTGTTTTGTTAAATATGAACTGTATTTTACTTGATCTAACAATAATACTTTTTTCACTGTTGTCAACAGAAAGTTTTGGACCTTTTGTATTCAGAGGTTGAGCTGTTTTCTGAGTAGGAATTTTAAACTGATCAGTTGCTACAATAAAATTGCTAGGAACTAAAATTTCAGCGTTTTTTGTTGTAACAATGAAGTTTACAAAATACTCTGATACAGTATTATTCTTTACATCACTTGTTCCATAAGTATTTACAATAGTAGATTCTTGTGGGTTGAGAGATACTTTAATCTCTTTTTGTTTTATTACTTTTCCTTCTTGAGTGAGCTGTGCTATAATTTTATAATTATCTAGAGTTGAAAAGTAATGTCTATTAGTTATTTCTACTTCTCCTCTTTCAGGATTTATCACTTTGAAGCCTATGTTTTGATGAACATACTTTACTTCTGCTAATGCAGGATGTGGAGTTCGATCAGGATTAACAAGTCCATTGCATAAAAAATTACCATCACTAGGCATATCTACTCCATAATCCCCACCATAAGTCCAATAGGGTTTTCCATCTAGATCATATTCTTGAATGCCTTGATCTACCCAATCCCAGATGTATCCACCTTGTAAATTGGGATATTTATAAATAGCCTCCCATTGATCCGAAAGATTCCCATTTGAGTTTCCCATAGCATGAGAATACTCTGAAGGAACAACGGGTCGATCACTTCCTTTTTCTCCAATAGCATTTAACCACTTAGCACTTGGATATTGAGGTACATACATATCTGTATTCCACTCCCATAAAGCACGCTCATAGTTTACTGGTCGATTCATCCACTCTTTATCTGCATTTTTCATCCATAGGTAAGTTTGGTAAAAATTGTACCCATTACCTGCTTCATTTCCTAACGACCAAATTGTTAAACTAGGGTAGTTCTTATTCCTTTCGTACATATTAATCGTACGGTCCAAGTGAGGTTTAAGCCATTCTGGATTATTTCCGAGAGTTCCACCTTTTTTTAAGTCATAGTATATACCATGACTTTCTATATTGGCTTCATCATATACGTATAAACCATATTCGTCGCATAACTCATAGAAACGTCTGCTTTGAGGGTAGTGACAGAGGCGCACAGTATTGATGTTATGTTGTTTCATCAACTCAAAATCTTTTCTCATGAGTTCTTCAGTTACATAATGTCCTGTTTTGGGATTGTGTTCATGAATATTTACTCCCTTTAACTTGATAGGTTGGCCATTGACAAGAAATAAGTTGTGCTTTTTACCATCAACTACTATATCTTTTATTTCAATCTTTCTAAAACCAACGTTGAAGGGTATTACCTCTGTTACAATGCCATTCTCTTTAACTGATAATAATAATTTGTAAAGATTAGGAGATTCGGATGTCCAAGTTTTCACTAGTGGAATTTCTTTAGTGAATATCACTTTTTCTGCTTTTTCTACCCAAGTAGTTTTTTCGTCAGATGCAATCGTTTTTCCTTTATCATCGATTAACTCATACAAAACCTCAACTTTTTGAGATTGGTTTTTGCTATTTCTAAGGTCTACTTGAATCTTAAAATCTCCATTCTTGTAATCGTCGCTAAGTGAAGACTTAACATAAAAGTCCCTAATAGAGGTCTTGGGTTGTGAAAAGAGATATACATCTCTTTCGATACCACTAATTCTCCAAAAATCTTGACACTCCAAATATGAACCTGTACTCCATCGGAATATTTTCAGAGTTAAAATGTTCTTTCCTGTTTTAAGATAATCGTTGATTAAAAATTCGGCAGGGTTTTTAGAATCTTCACTATAACCCACTTCTTTCCCATTGACATAAACATATAGTCCAGATTTAGCTCCTGCAATGTGTAGAAAGATATCTCGATTGTCCCAGTTTGAGGGGATATCAAAATCTCTTCTATAGACTCCTACTGGAGTTCCTTCAGGAAGTAGGGGTGGTTGAGGATTTCTGGGTTGAAATTCATAGCCATGATTGGTATAAATAGCTGTTCCATGACCTTGAACTTCCCAGTTACCAGGGACAGTAATATCGCTCCAGTCGTTTGTGCTGATATTTGTATCTGTTATGTTTTTAGGTAAATTTTTGTATGAATCTACATAATAAAACTTCCAAGTTCCGTTGAGTAGTTTGACAAAAGGACTATCCATAAAGGAGCTTGATAGAGCTTCTTTTTTATTATCATAGCTCATAAAAGATGTTCTAGGGTACTCTTTATGAATTGACACAGTTTGAATGTCCTTCCAAAAGGGAATTTCTGGATTATTCTGAGCAAACGCTATGGAAGGTTTTACTATAACTAGGAATAGGAAGAATAAAATATGCCTTCTTAGAAAAGTTGATTTCATGTGTTTGTAGTTAATAGATTATTTTAGTTGTCTTTATATTAATACGGTAAACGCAGTCTATATACTAATTAATTCATATATAAACTGCGTTTTATTAATATCTTTTAAGATGTTATTTATTATTTTGCAAAAGCGTGAGTATAACCTTGAATTTTATTCCAACCACCTCTGGTAAAGTCGGGAACTTCAACTGGAGCCGAGTTGTTTTCAATAGAGATAGACGTTAGTTCTCCTAGAGAGCACCATTCTGCTAAATCGTAAACATCCATATCTAGCGGTAGACCATTTCTTAAGCAATAAACTAATCTATAATCCATTATGAAATCCATGCCACCATGTCCACCCACTTTCTTTGCTGTTTCTTCTAATTCTTTATGGATAGGGTGTTTGTATTTGTTCATTAATGCTTCTTTTACTTTTTCTGGTACAAAACCATGTGCATTTAAATCCTCATGATTAGGAGCAACATCGCTATCTACTTGCTCTGGTTCTAATACATAACCTTCAACGGGATATTTATTAGCAAATCCTTTTGTTCCAGTTAATTGATACATACGGCTATAGGGGCGAGGTGTCATAACATTGTGCTGAATATGGATTGTTTTCTCTTGCTCAGTACGGATAAGAGTCAGTGTGTGATCTCCATTTTTAAAATCTGGAGCATCATCGTCTTGAAGTTTTTTTACATTCTTACGACCATTAACTGATTTAGTATCCATAGCTACTAGGTAGTTCATTTTATCACCACGATGAATATTTAATAATTGGCAAGCTGGGCCCATACCATGAGTAGCATACACATCACCTCTGTGTTTTCTGTTGTAATCAAGTCTCCAGTTGTTCCAATAGTAAGGCCAGAATTCTTCTAAGTTGTGAATATATGAACCTTCCACATGCAGAATTTCTCCAAATATGCCTTGTTGAGCCATATTTAAAGTAGTTAGTTCAAAGAAATCGTACACACAGTTTTCAAGTTGCATACAATGTTTTCTTGTTTTTTCTGAAGTGTTTATAAGTGCCCAAATATCTTCTAAACTCATAGCAGCAGGTACTTCAATAGCAGTGTGTTTACCATGTTCCATAGCATATAGCCCCATTGGTACGTGGTTTACCCAATCTGTAGCAATATAAACTAGATCAATATCATCTCGTTCACATAGTGCTTTCCAAGAATCTTCTTCACCAGAATATTCTGCTGCTTGTGGTAAGCCTGCCTCTATTAGAATTTCTTGGCATTTACTGACACGTTCTGGGCGAATATCGCATAGAGCTACTACTTTTGTACCTGGAATATGTGTAAATCGCTCTACAGCACTAGGTCCTCTCATACCTAACCCAATAAACCCCACTCTTACAGTGTCTAGTTTAGGAGCCGTTAGTCCCAAAACATCTTCTTGACCTGCTGGTCTTTTAGGAACTTCCGTTTTTATAGGTGTGAACTTTTTAGTGGCTTGTTTCGTTTCTGAAGAGTTGCAAGCCGCAAAGGAAATAAAAATGGCAACAAGACAAATTGCTTTAAAATGTTTTATCATAGCATTATATAATTATAATTATTAATAGACTTCAATGTAGTGTTTATTAATAAAAAAGAGAATAATGAGATAAAGTGTTTTTATAAATCTTCTATTCCTTTAAAATGGTTAAATGAATCTTTAATATTACTTACTCAAAGATAAAACATCTTTTTAATTGTTATCTATATTTAATAGATATATTAAAGAATGTGATACTAGGCTTACTTCTAGGAAATATTTGATGTGTATACTATTTATAACTAGAATAAAAATTGTATTTTTGCACCAACTTAAAAAAATACAAAGCCAGTTATGGATAGGATAAGAGTAAAAGATAAGGAATTTGAAGTATCTATTCCCGAAGAAAAAATAGCTAAAGAAGTTGAAAGGGTTGCTAATGAGATTAATACAGAATTAGCAGGTAAAGATCCCTTATTTATTAGCGTTTTAAATGGTGCATTCATGTTTACATCAGATTTAATGAAGCACATCACTATACCATGTCAAATTTCATTTGTAAAGCTAGCCTCTTATCAAGGTGTTGCATCAACTGGCAAAGTAAAAGAAGTTATTGGGCTTAATGAGGATATTGCAGGTAGAACTATCGTTATCGTTGAAGATATTGTAGATACAGGTTTAACTATGCAACGTTTACTTGAAACATTAGGTACTCGTAATCCGAAAGAAATTTATATCGCATCGTTGTTGGTAAAACCAGAAAAGTTGAAAGTGGATTTAGATATTAATTTTATTGCTTTCAATATACCTAATGATTTTATTTTAGGATACGGATTAGATTATGATGGTTATGCAAGAAACTTGCGTCAAATCTATACAGTTGTAGAATAAAACTATAAAACATACATACACATTTATCATGTTAAATATCGTAATTTTTGGTGCTCCAGGTTCTGGAAAAGGAACACAAAGTGAACGCATCGTAGAGAAGTATGGACTTAACCATATTTCCACTGGAGACGTATTGAGAAATGAAATAAAAAATGATACAGAACTAGGCAAAACTGCAAAGGGATTTATTGATCAGGGTCAGTTAATTCCTGATTCTTTAATGATTGATATCTTAGCCCAAGTTTTTGATAGCTTTAAAGATAGTAAAGGTGTTATTTTTGATGGATTTCCAAGAACAATTCCTCAAGCAGAAGCATTAAAAGATATGTTAAAGGAACGTGGTCAGAGTATTTCTACCATGTTAGAATTAGATGTTCCAGAAAATGAATTGATGGAGCGTTTGATTAAAAGAGGAAAAGACTCTGGTCGTGCTGATGATAATGAAGAAACAATTAAAAAGCGTTTGAAGGTATATCACTCTCAAACAGCTCCATTGATTGACTGGTATGAAAAAGAAAATTTACATGCTCATATCAATGGCTTAGGTACTATGGATGAAATATTCAATAGTATCGTAAAAACAATTGATAACTTATAATACGAAAGTATATTTAGTGCGGCCATATATGTAGAGAAATAGTCTACTATATTGTCGCACTTATTTTTGATAACTAATTAAAGTAATAAATATGGCTGAATCTAACTTTGTTGATTATGTAAAGATCTATTGTCGCTCTGGTAAGGGTGGTAGAGGATCCACACACATGAGGCGTGAAAAATATGTACCCAAAGGTGGTCCAGATGGTGGTGATGGAGGAAGAGGTGGCCATGTTATATTGCGTGGTAATCGAAATTACTGGACATTATTGCACCTAAGATATGAACGTCATGTCTTTGCTGATCATGGAGAATCTGGTGGTGCAAAGAAGTGTTTTGGTAAAGATGGCGCGGATCGTGTTATTGAAGTACCTTGTGGAACGGTTGTCTTTAATGGCGAAACAGGTGAATATATCTGTGATATAACAGATCATGACCAAGAAGTTATTTTACTTCAAGGTGGTCGTGGCGGCTTAGGTAATGTGAACTTTAAAACATCTACCAATCAAGCGCCTCGCTATGCTCAGCCTGGAGAGCCTATGCAAGAAATGACAGTTATTTTAGAGTTGAAATTATTGGCAGATGTGGGTTTAGTTGGCTTTCCTAATGCAGGGAAATCTACATTACTATCTGCTGTATCTGCAGCAAAACCTAAAATTGCTAATTATCCGTTTACAACCTTAGAGCCGAACTTAGGTATTGTGTCTTATAGAGATAATAAGTCTTTTGTAATGGCAGATATTCCAGGTATTATAGAAGGTGCTAGTGAAGGAAAGGGCTTGGGACTACGATTCTTACGTCATATAGAACGTAACTCGCTATTACTATTTGTTATTCCAGCAGATACAGAAGATATAAAGAAAGAGTATGAAATTCTTTTGAATGAGCTAAAGACTTTTAATCCTGAGATGCTCGATAAACAGAGAGTTCTAGCTATAACCAAATCTGATGTTTTGGATGAAGAGCTTATGGAATTATTAGAGCCTACTTTACCTGAAAACATACCACACTTATTTATTTCTGCTGTTACAAACTATAATATTGCTCAACTAAAAGATATTATCTGGGAAGAGTTAAATAAAGAAAGTAACAAAATCGAAATGGTTCATGCTCCATTATCAATAGAGAGTCGTGAAAGCGAAGACGATGATTATGAATTTGATTATTCGTACGAGGATATAGACGACGAAGAAATTGATGATATGGATGATGTGGACTTTGAGTATGAAGATGAAGAGGATATAGAAGAATAGAAATGTATTATCTATCAAAATATAATGAAATGTTGGGGTTTAATTCTTTAAAGGATTACCCCAACATTTTTAATTTTACTACTACTCGTTCTGGTGGAGTGAGTAAGGGAGATTATGCTTCCCTTAATGGTTCATACTATTCTGGCGATGAACTTCAAAATGTAAAAGAGAACTGGGAAACTATTTTATCTTATACCAGTGAAAAGCCTAGTTATACAGCAATACCCTATCAAATCCATAGAGATGAAATAAGAATCATAGACCAAAGCTTTTTGTCTTTGCTTCCAGACGCTCAAAAGAATAGTTTGAATGGAGTAGATGCCTTAATAACCGCAGAGAAGGGAGTGTTAATAACCGTTGCAACGGCTGACTGTGTTCCTATTACTCTTTATGATCCTAGAAAGCAAGTTGTAGCTGTAGTGCACTCAGGTTGGAGAGGGACAGTTAAGAATATAGTAGGCAAAACGATAAACACGATGAGTTTAGTTTTTGGGTCTTCTGTATCTGACATAATTGCTTGTATTGGTCCGAGTATTTCTGTAAAAGCTTTTGAAGTTGGAGATGAAGTAGTTGAACAGTTTGCTCATTCAGGCTTTGATATGGAGTCTATTGCTCAATTTAATTCTATTTCTCAAAAATATCATATAGATTTGTGGAAAGCCAATAAAAGATTGATGCTTCAGGTAGGAGTAATGTCCAATAAGATTAGTTGTGCATCTATTTGTACATATACAAGACACAAGGAGTTTTTCTCTGCCCGTAGACTTGGAATTCATTCAGGTCGTATTATAACGGGTATTATGCTAAAACACGAATTATAATTATGCGATTTAATATAACTGTATCTCAAGAGTTAAAAGAAGTTGCTCCAGAGTTTAAGGGAGCGGCAATAACAGCAAGAGTTTCAAACACTCCCTATTGTGAATCATTGTGGGATGAAATTAAAGAATTTGGTAATCAACTTAAGAAAACGTTAGAAATTGCAGATATAAAAAAGTTGAAAACAATTGATGCTACTCGTACTGTATATAAGAAGTGTAAGAAAGATCCGAATCGTTATCGTCCGGCGGCAGAAGCTCTTCGCCGTAGAATATTAAAAGGGCAGTCTTTATATCAAATTGATACTCTTGTTGATTTAGTTAATTTGGTTTCTATTGCAACAGGATACTCAATGGGTGGATTTGATGCGGATCATATTGAGGGTAATCAGCTCGTATTAGGAGTTGGGAAAAAAGATGAACCATTCGAGGGTATTGGTAGAGGGATATTAAATATTGAGGGTCTTCCTGTATATAGAGACTCAAGAGGAGGAATAGGAACTCCAACTAGTGATGAAGAACGAACTAAAATGTCTCTTGAAACTCAAAATCTTTTGATTCTCATTAATGGGTACAGTGGTATAGAAGGATTACAAGAAGCAGTTGAATACTCTCTAAATCTGCTAGAAAAATATGTGGCTGCAAAAGATGTAGAATATGTTTTTTATTCCTAATAAATTCAACTGTTCATTCTGAATATTGTTAATCTCAAGAAGGAGAAAAAGTTATGATGTCAACAAAAGAATTAGAAGTAAGATTGAAAGAGCGTAATATACGTCCTACAGCAGTTCGATTGTTAGTGCTAAGGGAAATGATGTCTATGGAAGAACATCAAGCTTTCAGCTTACTAGACTTGGAA is part of the Bacteroides coprosuis DSM 18011 genome and harbors:
- a CDS encoding transposase IS4 family protein (InterPro IPR002559~KEGG: bcy:Bcer98_1656 transposase IS4 family protein~PFAM: Transposase, IS4-like~SPTR: Transposase;~IMG reference gene:2504106466~PFAM: Transposase DDE domain; Transposase domain (DUF772)) — translated: MLVQQQKLQLSSYSDLYDLVIPKDNLLRKINELIDFTFVYDELVEKYCHNNGRNAESPIRMFKYLLLKTIYNISDVDVVERSGYDMSFKYFLEMTPEDEVINPSSLTKFRKLRLKDTDLLNLLISKTVSIAIEKGIIQSKSIIVDATHTLSRSNPISPIDVLKERAKQVRKVVYSVNQVKQGSLPPKNENNDLSSELDYCDKLEKEIGSDLALSSLPKVKEKLNLLKEAIEDTKDHYTLSKDTDARTGHKSSDSSFFGFKTHIAITEERIITAATITSAEKGDGPQLPELLKISKQNGIQVNTIIGDTAYSGKENLKLANEQGIKVVAKLNPGITQGHRKQEDKFDYNKDAGMFVCPAGHLAIRKARQGKKNSGKNQTYTYLFDIEKCKTCALKDGCYKPGAKSKTYAVTIKSDEHRDQMTFQESDYFREKSKHRYKVEAKNSELKNVHGYGRASSYGIKNMQMQGAMAIFVVNLKRILKLNM
- a CDS encoding Beta-galactosidase (COGs: COG3250 Beta-galactosidase/beta-glucuronidase~InterPro IPR006104:IPR006102:IPR006103:IPR004199~KEGG: bth:BT_4241 beta-galactosidase~PFAM: Glycoside hydrolase, family 2, TIM barrel; Glycoside hydrolase, family 2, carbohydrate-binding; Glycoside hydrolase, family 2, immunoglobulin-like beta-sandwich; Glycoside hydrolase, family 42, domain 5~PRIAM: Beta-galactosidase~SPTR: Putative uncharacterized protein;~IMG reference gene:2504106467~PFAM: domain; Glycosyl hydrolases family 2, TIM barrel domain; Glycosyl hydrolases family 2, sugar binding domain; Beta galactosidase small chain), with the protein product MKSTFLRRHILFFLFLVIVKPSIAFAQNNPEIPFWKDIQTVSIHKEYPRTSFMSYDNKKEALSSSFMDSPFVKLLNGTWKFYYVDSYKNLPKNITDTNISTNDWSDITVPGNWEVQGHGTAIYTNHGYEFQPRNPQPPLLPEGTPVGVYRRDFDIPSNWDNRDIFLHIAGAKSGLYVYVNGKEVGYSEDSKNPAEFLINDYLKTGKNILTLKIFRWSTGSYLECQDFWRISGIERDVYLFSQPKTSIRDFYVKSSLSDDYKNGDFKIQVDLRNSKNQSQKVEVLYELIDDKGKTIASDEKTTWVEKAEKVIFTKEIPLVKTWTSESPNLYKLLLSVKENGIVTEVIPFNVGFRKIEIKDIVVDGKKHNLFLVNGQPIKLKGVNIHEHNPKTGHYVTEELMRKDFELMKQHNINTVRLCHYPQSRRFYELCDEYGLYVYDEANIESHGIYYDLKKGGTLGNNPEWLKPHLDRTINMYERNKNYPSLTIWSLGNEAGNGYNFYQTYLWMKNADKEWMNRPVNYERALWEWNTDMYVPQYPSAKWLNAIGEKGSDRPVVPSEYSHAMGNSNGNLSDQWEAIYKYPNLQGGYIWDWVDQGIQEYDLDGKPYWTYGGDYGVDMPSDGNFLCNGLVNPDRTPHPALAEVKYVHQNIGFKVINPERGEVEITNRHYFSTLDNYKIIAQLTQEGKVIKQKEIKVSLNPQESTIVNTYGTSDVKNNTVSEYFVNFIVTTKNAEILVPSNFIVATDQFKIPTQKTAQPLNTKGPKLSVDNSEKSIIVRSSKIQFIFNKTTGIVSSYQINGKEYFHEGFGIQPNFWRAPNDNDYGNGAPKRLQIWKEASKDFNVVDTQISEEKDHILLSVNYLLPAGNLYIINYKIYPSGVLQTHITFTSTDAKPNEIEISEATRTATFTPGNEALRKNSTNLEVPRIGIRFRVPQEMNLIQYFGRGPHENYTDRNASAFVGLYQTKVEEMYYPYVRPQENGHHTDTRWLELKNKNNQKIRINAEATFGFNALRNSIEDFDSEEAIQHPYQWNNFSAEEIANKDENKAKNVLRRMHHINDITPRNFIEVCLDLRQQGVAGYDSWGDRPEPEHTLPANQEYQWGFTIIPQ
- a CDS encoding Alpha-N-acetylgalactosaminidase (COGs: COG0673 dehydrogenase and related protein~InterPro IPR000683~KEGG: bvu:BVU_0340 putative oxidoreductase~PFAM: Oxidoreductase, N-terminal~PRIAM: Alpha-N-acetylgalactosaminidase~SPTR: Oxidoreductase;~IMG reference gene:2504106468~PFAM: Oxidoreductase family, NAD-binding Rossmann fold) produces the protein MIKHFKAICLVAIFISFAACNSSETKQATKKFTPIKTEVPKRPAGQEDVLGLTAPKLDTVRVGFIGLGMRGPSAVERFTHIPGTKVVALCDIRPERVSKCQEILIEAGLPQAAEYSGEEDSWKALCERDDIDLVYIATDWVNHVPMGLYAMEHGKHTAIEVPAAMSLEDIWALINTSEKTRKHCMQLENCVYDFFELTTLNMAQQGIFGEILHVEGSYIHNLEEFWPYYWNNWRLDYNRKHRGDVYATHGMGPACQLLNIHRGDKMNYLVAMDTKSVNGRKNVKKLQDDDAPDFKNGDHTLTLIRTEQEKTIHIQHNVMTPRPYSRMYQLTGTKGFANKYPVEGYVLEPEQVDSDVAPNHEDLNAHGFVPEKVKEALMNKYKHPIHKELEETAKKVGGHGGMDFIMDYRLVYCLRNGLPLDMDVYDLAEWCSLGELTSISIENNSAPVEVPDFTRGGWNKIQGYTHAFAK
- a CDS encoding hypoxanthine phosphoribosyltransferase (COGs: COG0634 Hypoxanthine-guanine phosphoribosyltransferase~InterPro IPR000836:IPR005904~KEGG: bfs:BF1031 putative hypoxanthine guanine phosphoribosyltransferase~PFAM: Phosphoribosyltransferase~PRIAM: Hypoxanthine phosphoribosyltransferase~SPTR: Putative hypoxanthine guanine phosphoribosyltransferase;~TIGRFAM: Hypoxanthine phosphoribosyl transferase~IMG reference gene:2504106469~PFAM: Phosphoribosyl transferase domain~TIGRFAM: hypoxanthine phosphoribosyltransferase) — protein: MDRIRVKDKEFEVSIPEEKIAKEVERVANEINTELAGKDPLFISVLNGAFMFTSDLMKHITIPCQISFVKLASYQGVASTGKVKEVIGLNEDIAGRTIVIVEDIVDTGLTMQRLLETLGTRNPKEIYIASLLVKPEKLKVDLDINFIAFNIPNDFILGYGLDYDGYARNLRQIYTVVE
- a CDS encoding Adenylate kinase (COGs: COG0563 Adenylate kinase and related kinase~HAMAP: Adenylate kinase~InterPro IPR000850:IPR006259~KEGG: bth:BT_4387 adenylate kinase~PFAM: Adenylate kinase~SPTR: Adenylate kinase;~TIGRFAM: Adenylate kinase, subfamily~IMG reference gene:2504106470~PFAM: Adenylate kinase~TIGRFAM: adenylate kinases), whose amino-acid sequence is MLNIVIFGAPGSGKGTQSERIVEKYGLNHISTGDVLRNEIKNDTELGKTAKGFIDQGQLIPDSLMIDILAQVFDSFKDSKGVIFDGFPRTIPQAEALKDMLKERGQSISTMLELDVPENELMERLIKRGKDSGRADDNEETIKKRLKVYHSQTAPLIDWYEKENLHAHINGLGTMDEIFNSIVKTIDNL
- a CDS encoding GTPase obg (COGs: COG0536 GTPase~HAMAP: GTP-binding protein Obg/CgtA~InterPro IPR006169:IPR002917:IPR014100:IPR005225~KEGG: bfs:BF1033 GTPase ObgE~PFAM: GTP1/OBG subdomain; GTP-binding protein, HSR1-related~SPTR: Putative Spo0B-related GTP-binding protein;~TIGRFAM: GTP-binding protein Obg/CgtA; Small GTP-binding protein~IMG reference gene:2504106471~PFAM: GTPase of unknown function; GTP1/OBG~TIGRFAM: Obg family GTPase CgtA; small GTP-binding protein domain); translated protein: MAESNFVDYVKIYCRSGKGGRGSTHMRREKYVPKGGPDGGDGGRGGHVILRGNRNYWTLLHLRYERHVFADHGESGGAKKCFGKDGADRVIEVPCGTVVFNGETGEYICDITDHDQEVILLQGGRGGLGNVNFKTSTNQAPRYAQPGEPMQEMTVILELKLLADVGLVGFPNAGKSTLLSAVSAAKPKIANYPFTTLEPNLGIVSYRDNKSFVMADIPGIIEGASEGKGLGLRFLRHIERNSLLLFVIPADTEDIKKEYEILLNELKTFNPEMLDKQRVLAITKSDVLDEELMELLEPTLPENIPHLFISAVTNYNIAQLKDIIWEELNKESNKIEMVHAPLSIESRESEDDDYEFDYSYEDIDDEEIDDMDDVDFEYEDEEDIEE